The Neofelis nebulosa isolate mNeoNeb1 chromosome 16, mNeoNeb1.pri, whole genome shotgun sequence genome includes a window with the following:
- the MRPS23 gene encoding small ribosomal subunit protein mS23 isoform X2: MAGSRLQTVGSVFSRTRDLIRAGVLKEKPLWFDIYNAFPPLREPVFRRPRLRYGKAKAAIQDILYPEDRIRAKFYSAYGSGQKAFDLFNPNFKSTCQQFVEKYIELQKLGETDEEKLFVETGKALLAEGVILRRVGETRTQKAGSHVSWESEPSDVKSQTVLENNKPLPEALQGQHMEPSEEQSKALK, encoded by the exons ATGGCGGGGAGCCGGTTGCAGACCGTGGGGAGCGTTTTCTCGCG GACTCGGGACCTGATTCGGGCTGGGGTGTTGAAGGAGAAGCCCCTCTGGTTTGACATATATAACGCTTTTCCTCCACTGAGAGAGCCGGTCTTCCGAAGGCCCCGCCTGAGATATGGCAAAGCCAAAGCTGCCATCCAGGACATCTTGTACCCCGAGGATCGGATTAGAGC GAAATTTTATTCGGCCTATGGATCTGGTCAGAAAGCTTTTGATCTGTTCAATCCAAACTTCAAGTCTACCTGTCAACA GTTTGTGGAGAAGTACATTGAGCTACAGAAGCTTGGAGAAACGGATGAAGAGAAATTATTTGTGGAAACAGGAAAGGCTTTATTGGCAGAAGGTGTCATTTTAAGACGAGTAGGAGAAACAAGGACT CAAAAGGCAGGTAGTCACGTTTCCTGGGAATCTGAACCTTCGGATGTGAAATCCCAAACAGTGTTGGAAAACAACAAGCCTCTGCCGGAAGCTCTACAGGGCCAGCATATGGAGCCGTCGGAGGAACAGTCGAAAG CACTCAAATGA
- the MRPS23 gene encoding small ribosomal subunit protein mS23 isoform X1, which translates to MAGSRLQTVGSVFSRTRDLIRAGVLKEKPLWFDIYNAFPPLREPVFRRPRLRYGKAKAAIQDILYPEDRIRAKFYSAYGSGQKAFDLFNPNFKSTCQQFVEKYIELQKLGETDEEKLFVETGKALLAEGVILRRVGETRTQKAGSHVSWESEPSDVKSQTVLENNKPLPEALQGQHMEPSEEQSKGLSPP; encoded by the exons ATGGCGGGGAGCCGGTTGCAGACCGTGGGGAGCGTTTTCTCGCG GACTCGGGACCTGATTCGGGCTGGGGTGTTGAAGGAGAAGCCCCTCTGGTTTGACATATATAACGCTTTTCCTCCACTGAGAGAGCCGGTCTTCCGAAGGCCCCGCCTGAGATATGGCAAAGCCAAAGCTGCCATCCAGGACATCTTGTACCCCGAGGATCGGATTAGAGC GAAATTTTATTCGGCCTATGGATCTGGTCAGAAAGCTTTTGATCTGTTCAATCCAAACTTCAAGTCTACCTGTCAACA GTTTGTGGAGAAGTACATTGAGCTACAGAAGCTTGGAGAAACGGATGAAGAGAAATTATTTGTGGAAACAGGAAAGGCTTTATTGGCAGAAGGTGTCATTTTAAGACGAGTAGGAGAAACAAGGACT CAAAAGGCAGGTAGTCACGTTTCCTGGGAATCTGAACCTTCGGATGTGAAATCCCAAACAGTGTTGGAAAACAACAAGCCTCTGCCGGAAGCTCTACAGGGCCAGCATATGGAGCCGTCGGAGGAACAGTCGAAAGGTCTCTCACCTCCCTGA